Below is a genomic region from Anabas testudineus chromosome 13, fAnaTes1.2, whole genome shotgun sequence.
AAAGCCTTCCCCATTATGATGAGCGTCCTCCAATCAGCTTCAGTGAGGAAGTGAGAATGTCAAAGTCTTCTCTGTGatggtaatggtcactgtgacTCTTACCCCTAAACTTTAACCCCCAGCAGCCAACTGTACTGATCTGGATAGAACTGTATGTATTATTAATGATGGCCAAATTCCACACATGAAAGGCTGCCATTGTGGCCTGGATGAGAGACACTGTGTCCACTCACTCTCTGTCGCCCTGCTTCCTTCTCTTTACTGTTTTCTGCTCTCTATCTGGTCTTACATCATGTAttttcttgcttgtttttttttaaattcattttgcCATCAGTAGGGTTGAAAAGATAGGCTATGTGTAACAATGTCAGGGATTCTTATCAGTTTATCTCTGGACTGTTCGGCTCTGTTGGCGAACATAATGGCGTTTGACACAAGACAACAgccttttgtcttgtttctttctgcagtTTGAACAATGCTGAATTGTCATCCTGCAAGATAGCAACACAAAGATACATATGAAGGCCTACATTATATGCTTCCCCAATAGGACATGctctgacaaacaaaacaagtgatCTCACAATTCTCGTGTCGCTCCCGCTGATTTTCCATGagtattttgttcttttctgtatAAAGTCACACATACACTTCACATTTCACAGCACTCTGATCTCAGTGGAGCAGTGAAAAACATCTGAACTCCTGCATGAAAATGTCAGCGATCATGGTTTGGATGTAAGTCTGCCGCCGCCTGCTGGACCAAATATATCACTGCAGAAAAAAGAGGGGAGTTTAGTTAGGATGAGAAAAACTCTCCAGTGTTTCACAATGAAATGCAGAGATGagtgcaactttttttttccatctggtGAAACACTTTGTGACTCATCAGAGTGATCCACCATCCTCTTAGCAGATGATGACCCGAGGTTAGGAAACACTGCTCTGTTCTGCAATTCCTCTATGAAACCTTTAGCCTCATCTCACCTTTCAGTTTGTGTTCTGTATCAGAGTCAGAGGCTTAATGTTTAACTGTCGCAGATAATGCTCACAGATATTCTTTAAAGTTCAGCGAATAAAGTTTTGCACAAAcgctgtttcctgttttatttgttgtatgaTCTACGCACAAACAAATTCCTATTGACTAAAAAGTACTTTACAAGCAAAATTAATAAATGCACACTACGTTATCATATGTGACTGTGTTAGTTATGTTGGAAGTTAATTCTATTTCAAAGAGGGAGAGAATAGAAAGAGGTATAACTAAGCTGAGGCCCTATAAAAATTGTAATTGTCTATAGTGACCATTCAAAAGTTTGtaagtaaagtacagtaaagtgaagtaaagttaaatatagtaagaaaacatttttagatatgtttttacatgttttttacAGGGCTGGTGTCTGGATTCTAACTTCTGAGGTGAAGAAAAACTGGTACTTATGTCACATTAGAACATGCTCAGTGAACAACTCAGTTATGAACAGATACAAAAAGAGGAAGTGATTTATCCACGTCAAACCTGGTAGACTTTACTGGAGTGTTTATGTGTAATAAGTAACACTTAAGCGCTAATGTACAATACCCACCGCAGCTTCTATGCTGCAAAAACAGTTGTGGTTTTCTTGTTGTGAATTATAATCACATGATGGCTGTGGTAAACACTTTATTCACACTGTGGTCTGATGCTTATTAAATGGTGAATGGGCATTTCACACCATATGAAGAATTCATAAatcaaaacacataaagaatGAGCGTAAATGCAAACTATGCAAATAGAGTCAGTAGTTCAAGGTGAGGAGAAGTCAACATCACTATCTAAACCAAATCACTAAAACTCTTTCCTCTTTGAATTTACAGCCTAAAACATGCTGTTGTTTAAAGGCCTCTGAGGGGGGACTTACAGTGTATCTGTCATTAATTAGCTCAGTGATCTCAGACATTTTAATTAGTCTACTGTCACTCTCACAGGATCAGCAGTGAGGATTAAAGACCTGTCACTGTACATCTTATTGTGTTGTTGTAGATGTTCACCTTTTACTGAACGCCTCACACGGGGACAGTCCTTGGGCTATTTCAGGCTGTTTCAATTAGAGCATGCTGGGGATGATATGAGATGAAAGTAGTATTACATGAGGGGCAATGAGCCCAGGTCTCTTGGTGGAGGTTATTAAGAGCCACAACAAAGAAAGCTAACATCTGTGGATAAAGAAACGTCTCGGTTTGGTTTTCTGGCCGTCAACTAAGTGCATGGTCCAAAGTCCGGGGTGACTTTAGGTGAACAGTAATGTTGTTCTGTATTCTGTAATATTCATCCATATGCATATTGAACTTTACACAAATTAAGAAACCAAGCTCACCGTCCTCGTTCTCTGCAGAAAAACGCAATAAAGTTCAGGAGAAGCTAAAGCGCTAATAGGTCTGAATTAACCTAATGAGAGTTACAGTCTCAGAGTTTCTCTAGACAGCTGAGCCTCAGTGGATGGACAGTAACGCAAAGCCCGACCTCTTTTTAATGTACTACACATGGGGACTGCTCTGTAATGTGGTACACTTGAGTCGTGCACTTGTGCTATTTGTTGTCAAAATGAATATAAATCAAAAAGGGTTGGTACAACTCGGAGCCTGCTCGTAACATTGGtgaagcttttatccaaacatCTCACAGCACATGTGTGAGCAGACTAATTACAGCAAAGACAGACGCCCTGGACACACCGGCCACTGTGTGAAAAGCCACACCattatctgtctctttgtttattgttgAGAATTCACCCAGGGGCTTTGGCATGCCATTAATTGATAAAGTCACCATGTCGATCTAATTATCAGTGGCGTGTGAAAATAAACTTCTCTCTCACAGGGCTGCCAGGCTCCTTACACTGAGTGTGATCACTCTCACACATGTGACAATTCACAAGGCTTTAGGTCACATTACCTCTCGCTCCCCATGGGGCAGAGTGCTGAATGGCTTCACATAGGCTTTGGCTTGTTGTCTCTTAATGGGATTTGGGGAGGGGCTGCCTGCAGGGCGCTTGGAAAACCTACATGACGAGCCAATCCACATGTTCACCTATTGCCAAAACGTCCTGTGTTTTACACAGCATGTACTTCCCTCTGTGTGATTTCTCTGAACACGATGACGTACTTTCTGAGCATCAATAATCAGAGTGACGCATCCTGACTCACAGATGTACTTCTCTATTCGCAGGTAaaactgtagtttgtgtgtgtgtgtgtgtgtgtgtgttgatttgtgGGTGAATCCTATTGATCCAGCAGTAGAGTTTCCCCAGTTGTCCCTTGAGGCGTTGAGGTCACAACGGCGGTTGAATCACTGCTTCGCTGTGCTGATGGGCACTGATTGAAATGGGGAAGTGAAGAGTAACTTCTTATTTGCTTTGATatgaacacacaaagacatttgttgAGTTTATTGCATGGTTTCGTTTGGATCAATGGTTACACCGCACCGAGTCATGGATAACTTTCAAATTCAGAATATATTGTGAATAAACTTGTCAGCCTCCCTGGCACGTCTGAGTCTGAGTGTGCCTCTGATATTGATCTGGCTGGCTACAGAAAAGAACCTCAACGGCACATGTCAGAGAACAAGGAGATAAAGATTCATCTGATGATGGTCTACACcaacaatacaaacataaactAGAGTGTCTCATGCGGGGTCATGCTTCACCGCAGGGCTGCCTTAAGTTACTTCCTCCTTCACTGTTCTTGTTACATCGCACAGGTTTCCTTATATTTCTCAACATGGGGCTACATCACAATAATAAAACTCCACATCTTCTTCACAGTTCAGCTGGACTTATTTCATATCTTGGAAATACTGATAAACCCAGAGCTGAGGAGGTTATATAACCACAACAGTTTCAGGGGTTAGGCAACAGGCTGACTGCACAAATTGCAATAAGTGATAGGCCTTTCCGGTAAATTGTGACAGAATGAGTCAAGCCCTGAGACCTGGTGATGTCGAAACTGAGGTGTGGCAGGTGTGCGTTGGtacagagagcagcagctcGCTGCGAGAAACCAGCCGCACTGCTCCTTTAACTGAACACGCAGCACAGCGCGTAAGTGACGTAGGACGCACGCTGCGTGGGGAGTGTGGGCAGGAAGCGGAGCCCGCGCGGTTAAGCTAGCTACAGTTAGCGAGCTCTGTACCGGATGTGGAGCCGCTCGTCTCCAGACTGCTggaattattataattaaatcattattaaCAACAGTTAACAACAAAAGGCAACGCAGCTTCCTAAACAGTTGACGAGCTGCTTTGTTTAACGACTAGTGACACTGCAACTGGGCTAAGTTTTCCAGGACGCGTTAGACACTTGTACTTTAATTTTGAAAGGTTCCACAGGAAGCGGACCGCTCCCGTTGCGGTTGACTTGACTCTGCCAGAGAGCGCCACGGGCGGACGGTGGCTACTTGAACGAGAACGGGGGGAGCTCCGTGAAGAACCGGCTGGGCTGTCGTCGGTACCTCAACATGCCTCAATATAAACGCTGCTGAGCGTGCGGCCCAAACAACTGTGTTGACCTCCGGAGCGGCGATAGTTGACGGCCACGCCCCGCACCCACCGACCAGAGCTCGTACTAAACTGCCGGCAGAGGAGCGACGGAGAGCGGTCTGAAAGCAGCAGGGCGGCTAGCGGAGAGGAAGCAGGAGCGGCGGCTGTTTCGGGAACCATGAGAGAGTACAAAGTAGTGGTTCTCGGGTCCGGAGGGGTCGGCAAATCCGCATTAACCGTCCAGTTCGTGACGGGATCTTTCATCGAGAAATACGACCCCACGATAGAGGATTTCTACAGGAAGGAGATCGAGGTGGACTCCTCTCCGTCCGTCCTGGAGATCCTGGACACGGCGGGGACCGAGCAGTTCGCCTCCATGCGAGACCTGTACATCAAGAACGGCCAGGGCTTCATCCTGGTCTACAGCCTGGTCAACCAGCAGAGCTTCCAGGACATCAAGCCGATGAGGGATCAGATCATCCGGGTGAAGAGGTACGAGAGAGTGCCGATGATCCTGGTTGGAAACAAAGTGGACCTGGAGGGGGAAAGGGAGGTCTCGTCCGGTGAGGGGAAGGCGCTGGCGGACGACTGGAACTGCCCGTTCATGGAAACTTcagccaaaaataaaatctcGGTGGACGAACTGTTTGCAGAGATAGTGCGACAGATGAACTATGCCTCCACACCAAATGGCGACGACCAGTGCTGCTCGTCTTGTGTCATTCTTTAagggcacaaaaaaaaaaggacaaccATAAAGTTTTATTCTTTGCTCGGTTTTTAAGTTTGCAATGGTAAGTTGAAGCAGCATGTGGTGGAAATAGAAAGCTGACATTAGTGGAAGCAGCTCACTGGCTCTAAAGTTGCCCCTGAACTCCTTCAACTGCACATGTCCATATTAAGTACAGAGTAGTAGCAGCAGGACACCAGATGGAAGCTTGACCTAACTAACCTAACAataaactaatatttagttttagttcattAGTTTTCCTACATGTAAGCTTATCATTAATTGTTACCGGTGACCTATGGGACACTTGCAGTCTATTGTTTTGCCAAGCAAACTGGGGAAGTGTCTGAGTCATTTGCAGAACTGGAGGGACGagctgtgactgactgacttggATTTACAAAGTTAGTGGTTGACTGTGCAACACTTACACTTTGCTTAGGTGGTATTTTCCAGAATGTGTTTAACAGCAGCCGGGAGATTCCAGCGTTCATGTTTGGCCTACATTCAGGGTTAGGGCAAGTTTATGTTGAGCTGAGCCTTAAAACCAACCTTCAAAACGCTGCActttattttaccatttatcaagaaaaaacatttttttttttgatccaTGCctttttctattgtttgtttATCGCAGTGTGTTGCAGCAAGTGTGTACTGTTGAGCTCTTCTTCGTTTCTCACCCTGGCCTTGGGAGGAAAATGAAGGAAGGAATGCTGCAGGGggaccagaggaggaggaggaggaaggaggaagggagCAACTGAGGCAGAGGGAGGGGTCCACTCTTCAGGAATTCTGCTGGGTTGGAGCAACGTCGCTGCACGATCAGTGTCCACCATCGATATCAACACAGCATCAGATTCAGAGTTTCAGCAACCACCGTAACCCCCTTTCCAGCTCCAACTGTACCCCCAACTGGAGCTAAACCCCAACGGAAAAGATATGGAGAGCAACACTTAGACACTTATAGATGGATATTTCTGTACAAGAAGACGACAGAGTATATTTTGTTAAATGACTGCACAACCTGGGGCAGGTAAAGATTTGGGTGATGTCTCTGCCTAACCTACAACACTCCAAAaccaactgttttttctttttgttcgCAAAGTCAGAAGAAATTGACGCATCTTATCTGCGGGTGGAGTAAACGTGAAGAGtgccacttttgtttttttgtttttctctctcgtTCCTTTTCTTCGTCTCCTCTTTGTCGTGTGAGAGGACCTTAACTGAAGTGACATGGGGACGGTGACCTGACCGTTCGCGTGCCGAGTGCCTTTCCAAAACAAATCAGCTGTTCAGATTTAGTGCCAACCTACACGTATCACCAAAAGAACCCTTCAACATGGCAATCCACAAACTAGTGAACTGTTCTTGATAATCTTGTGGGAGTggaggctgaaaaaaaaaaacaaactacaataGGCTTTTTGTTAGTGGAATGGCagttttctgtatgttttacGTTGGCCTTTTTGAAGTTAAAGGTGTTCATTCTGCAATGTCTGCTTGGTCTGGCGATATCTTGAAATGCACAGGTACTGAAGCCCCCCCGCACACCCTTCCCCACCCGGATACGTGATGACAACACCGAACATTCACCTGCCAGACCTCTTAAATCAAAGGAattttgtttgttcagtttatttttgctttattttaacaGGAAATGTGATGATGTACTGTTGACAAATCTAACCTGATTGTAAGTTTAATTTCAGACCAGCCTTTTAACAGTGgactgtctgtttttaaaaaaaaaaacaaaacaagacttttaatacaaattgcatttttttaaaaagaaaccagTGTTTTCTCTTATTGCACATATATCACCGTATTAGCTTGATTGCTAATTTGCTTAACCTAATCTGAAACAAAGTTGTGATGAGCCTTTTCTGATTGCTTAACCATCTCGATATGTTTGCATACACAAAACTAACTAGCTTACGACCTAAGTacccacagtaacacagttGTTTAGTTGAGCGCAGAAGTAACTGTAACCTGGATTCAAACCACAAATTTGCATAACTTGTGTGATGGTTGAGGATGTGTGGTCACCCACAGGCTAACAGGAAATACAAGTACAATAGAAAAACTCAACGTGTTTGCCGAGTTCTGGCTTAATGAAAGTAACTGGGCACCTTAAAGGAAGTTTTATGTACACGCAGAGTTAGCTGTACATGTAAACCATTTTTGC
It encodes:
- the LOC113147969 gene encoding ras-related protein Rap-2b, encoding MREYKVVVLGSGGVGKSALTVQFVTGSFIEKYDPTIEDFYRKEIEVDSSPSVLEILDTAGTEQFASMRDLYIKNGQGFILVYSLVNQQSFQDIKPMRDQIIRVKRYERVPMILVGNKVDLEGEREVSSGEGKALADDWNCPFMETSAKNKISVDELFAEIVRQMNYASTPNGDDQCCSSCVIL